In one Steroidobacteraceae bacterium genomic region, the following are encoded:
- a CDS encoding NAD(P)-binding protein: protein MVNAAHSFRNHDFDARIRGAASTGEHFDLIVVGAGFAGVTSAYTYLKHKPDARVLIFDNHAVFGGEARQNEFEVDGYHLWGPQGSNGCVWPLSDAKKIGMYSELWGELGLPSEFEWQEAKNSNLKIPKDVYTPMHLAWEETDLGWYMDGHPMAVNPWSNRFRGLPIDEKTKNDLIWMETYRQPPKRDDWMQWLDTMTYKEFMKAQMGVDNEFIDHYLDPFAAAMGCGLGVDAISALQAFNFIQPGVNQYNRQLGIGDPTDYVYLASFPGGNTGTLRHFVHRLIPDVFGDAKSLSDIIFKPINWDALDRPNQPARIRLNSLVVNVRHLGSPENSKKVRVTYLNGGTLHQATADRVIMCGQQHLNKRVVSDLPDKYVEAMSKFYHSPILTINVALRNWKFMDKLGVASVRWFGDAMGGWFTTLRRQMILDGKEPMPLDPEKPTVLTMYNSFGVPGLPVDKQAATARLRMFSMSYAHIEAEVRAQFTKMFAAGGFDADRDIAGVTVNRQGHAYVVTPPGFYYPKDGGTPVSDVIRKPHGRIAFAHAELLGYQMWEGAAHEGERAAKQMLEI from the coding sequence GTGGTCAATGCCGCGCATTCGTTTCGCAATCATGATTTTGATGCCCGTATCCGCGGTGCAGCGAGTACGGGAGAGCATTTCGACCTGATTGTCGTCGGCGCAGGGTTTGCAGGTGTTACTTCTGCCTATACATATCTAAAGCACAAACCCGATGCGCGGGTATTGATTTTCGACAACCATGCGGTTTTTGGCGGCGAAGCGCGACAAAATGAATTCGAGGTAGACGGTTACCACCTTTGGGGACCCCAGGGATCGAACGGTTGCGTTTGGCCGCTCAGTGACGCCAAGAAGATTGGCATGTACTCCGAGCTATGGGGGGAACTCGGCCTGCCGAGCGAATTCGAGTGGCAGGAAGCAAAGAACTCGAACCTGAAGATCCCCAAGGACGTATACACGCCGATGCACCTTGCGTGGGAGGAGACCGATCTGGGCTGGTATATGGATGGCCACCCTATGGCTGTCAATCCGTGGTCGAATCGGTTCCGAGGCCTACCAATCGACGAAAAAACCAAAAACGACCTGATCTGGATGGAAACCTACCGGCAACCACCCAAGCGCGACGACTGGATGCAGTGGCTGGACACAATGACCTACAAGGAATTCATGAAAGCGCAGATGGGCGTAGACAATGAGTTCATCGATCACTATCTGGATCCATTCGCGGCAGCCATGGGTTGCGGCCTTGGAGTCGATGCGATCTCCGCGTTGCAGGCATTTAATTTCATCCAGCCAGGCGTCAACCAGTACAACCGGCAACTGGGCATCGGCGATCCCACCGACTATGTCTACCTCGCAAGTTTTCCGGGCGGGAATACCGGCACACTGCGGCATTTTGTACATCGCCTGATCCCCGACGTCTTCGGCGATGCTAAATCACTTTCGGATATAATTTTCAAACCGATCAACTGGGACGCGCTTGATCGGCCCAATCAACCGGCGCGAATTCGATTGAATTCGCTGGTCGTCAACGTACGTCATCTTGGCTCGCCGGAGAACTCCAAGAAGGTGCGCGTCACCTACCTCAATGGCGGCACGCTGCATCAGGCTACCGCTGACCGCGTGATCATGTGTGGGCAGCAACACCTGAACAAACGTGTGGTCTCGGACCTGCCGGACAAATACGTCGAAGCGATGTCGAAGTTCTATCACTCGCCTATTCTTACTATCAACGTTGCGCTCCGTAACTGGAAATTCATGGACAAGCTTGGCGTAGCGTCCGTACGCTGGTTTGGCGATGCCATGGGTGGCTGGTTCACGACGTTGCGTCGACAGATGATTCTCGATGGCAAAGAGCCCATGCCGCTCGACCCAGAAAAGCCCACGGTTCTGACGATGTACAACTCCTTTGGCGTTCCTGGCCTCCCGGTCGACAAACAGGCCGCAACTGCGCGTTTACGCATGTTTTCCATGAGTTACGCCCACATCGAGGCGGAGGTACGCGCGCAATTCACCAAGATGTTTGCCGCAGGCGGATTCGATGCGGACCGCGACATTGCGGGCGTCACAGTGAACCGACAGGGCCACGCATACGTTGTAACACCTCCAGGATTTTATTATCCGAAGGACGGTGGTACGCCCGTGAGCGATGTCATCCGCAAACCGCATGGCCGCATCGCGTTCGCCCATGCTGAACTACTTGGTTATCAAATGTGGGAAGGCGCAGCTCACGAAGGGGAACGCGCCGCAAAACAGATGCTTGAAATCTAA
- a CDS encoding alpha/beta fold hydrolase, translating to MRRLLAPVSASCLLAAIQSFVVPTASADPPPASAFARLPQISNVVLSPGSTMLAWANHDQPSPVIETFNLAKQQKGPSFSIPVDLILAGVAFADDDMLLLELNKVQSIDYDFERKYVAARVIALDLSTGKARVLLAAGHYISLHTKIPHEIVMTGYEYLVTAHKDAIGSRLAGGRSDSGLVPGIFGVDTRSGKFRKIAQGNQYTIDWVVDADGNAAARADWYPGERTYRVLTKDSAGWRVIYERSDGRDLALWGVSADHQGILATGAMNSDRYSKAWILPIDGSAPRVLSEDPDGDITGIEFDPHTGAPLSVYHVAPGQYQWLDARLEQRSELLGRSFPGQTLDISPAPVDATKVLLQTQSSSHPPVWYVVDLARKSATPVGDAYPELIDVPMGETQRIDYPSRDGATIPAYLTLPPGTADRNLPLIVLVHGGPATHDDDLEFNWWVQFLATRGYAVLQPQFRGSTGFGEAHRIAGERQWGKRMQDDVTDGVRKLISDGIADAKRICIVGASYGGYAALAGAAFTPDLYACAVSIAGVSDLPLMIGHTEKMSSDESNSLAYWRRHIGPPDDPDVIAYSPARAASNVRVPILLIHGLDDIVVPPVQSQTMVRAMQAAGKEALYVEVPEGDHWLTTSTMRERMLEESGRFIARYIGRPSQGQ from the coding sequence ATGCGTCGTCTGCTCGCGCCGGTTTCGGCTTCATGCCTGCTTGCCGCCATTCAATCGTTCGTTGTGCCGACCGCGTCGGCAGACCCACCCCCTGCGAGCGCTTTCGCACGTCTGCCGCAGATTTCCAATGTCGTACTGAGCCCCGGCAGCACAATGCTGGCGTGGGCCAATCATGATCAGCCAAGCCCGGTCATTGAGACCTTCAATCTCGCCAAGCAGCAAAAAGGACCTTCGTTCTCAATTCCGGTCGATCTGATACTTGCCGGTGTCGCGTTTGCCGACGACGACATGCTGTTGCTAGAGCTCAATAAGGTCCAGTCTATCGACTACGATTTCGAGCGCAAATATGTCGCCGCACGCGTCATCGCATTGGATCTGTCAACCGGCAAAGCTCGGGTCCTGTTGGCAGCCGGCCACTACATCTCGCTGCACACCAAAATACCGCACGAAATCGTCATGACCGGCTATGAATATCTGGTCACCGCTCATAAAGACGCCATCGGTTCACGGCTCGCGGGCGGTCGAAGTGATTCGGGCCTGGTTCCCGGAATATTTGGCGTCGACACGCGCAGCGGAAAATTTCGCAAGATCGCTCAGGGCAATCAGTACACCATTGACTGGGTCGTTGACGCCGATGGCAATGCCGCTGCCCGGGCCGACTGGTATCCAGGCGAAAGAACTTATCGCGTACTGACGAAAGACAGTGCTGGCTGGCGGGTCATCTATGAGCGATCGGATGGCCGCGACCTTGCACTTTGGGGTGTATCGGCTGATCACCAAGGCATTCTCGCGACCGGCGCCATGAACAGCGACCGCTATTCGAAAGCCTGGATACTGCCGATTGACGGCAGCGCGCCGCGGGTTCTATCCGAGGATCCGGACGGTGACATAACTGGCATTGAATTTGATCCGCACACCGGGGCTCCACTCAGCGTTTATCATGTTGCGCCAGGACAATACCAGTGGCTCGATGCCCGTCTGGAGCAACGATCCGAGCTTCTCGGCCGTTCGTTCCCCGGGCAGACGCTTGACATTTCGCCGGCTCCAGTCGATGCGACAAAGGTCCTGCTGCAAACACAATCTTCCTCGCACCCGCCGGTTTGGTATGTGGTCGACCTTGCCAGGAAATCAGCGACGCCTGTTGGTGATGCATATCCGGAACTAATCGATGTGCCGATGGGAGAAACGCAACGCATCGATTATCCATCGCGCGACGGCGCAACGATTCCGGCCTACCTGACCCTTCCGCCGGGTACTGCGGACAGGAATTTGCCGCTAATCGTCCTCGTGCATGGTGGCCCGGCAACCCATGACGACGATCTCGAATTCAACTGGTGGGTTCAGTTCCTCGCCACCCGCGGTTACGCAGTTCTGCAACCACAGTTTCGCGGTTCGACCGGATTCGGAGAAGCGCACCGAATTGCTGGCGAACGGCAGTGGGGCAAGCGGATGCAGGATGATGTCACCGATGGTGTGCGCAAGCTCATCAGTGATGGCATCGCCGATGCAAAGCGAATTTGCATCGTCGGCGCCAGCTATGGCGGTTACGCTGCGCTCGCCGGGGCCGCTTTCACACCGGATCTGTACGCTTGTGCGGTCAGTATTGCCGGAGTGTCCGATTTGCCATTAATGATTGGGCATACAGAGAAGATGTCCAGCGACGAATCCAATTCGCTGGCCTACTGGCGCCGACATATCGGACCCCCGGATGATCCGGATGTCATCGCCTACTCGCCAGCCAGGGCGGCATCGAACGTACGCGTCCCGATACTGCTCATTCATGGACTCGACGACATCGTGGTCCCGCCTGTTCAGTCGCAGACCATGGTGCGGGCCATGCAGGCCGCAGGCAAGGAAGCATTGTACGTCGAAGTTCCCGAAGGGGATCACTGGCTGACTACATCGACCATGCGCGAGCGCATGCTCGAGGAGTCAGGGCGCTTTATTGCTCGATATATCGGCCGCCCGTCGCAAGGTCAGTAA
- a CDS encoding GFA family protein: MSHKYAGGCDHIHTHSDNEPIDNHTCHCSVCKRVTGQPTTHVVFFKYNDLKVDNLAGLKRQPFNSQNPNGPLELCVCSTCGTPIMLDDKQKRIRVIVPNLMGYKTAKLPATYHAFFDPATGVPKPKDGRPVHAGLRPDFVWPASA; the protein is encoded by the coding sequence ATGTCACACAAGTATGCTGGCGGATGCGACCACATCCATACTCATTCGGACAACGAGCCGATCGACAACCACACCTGCCATTGCTCGGTGTGCAAGCGGGTCACTGGGCAACCGACGACGCACGTCGTCTTCTTCAAGTACAATGACCTCAAAGTTGACAACCTTGCTGGCCTCAAGCGTCAGCCATTCAACAGCCAGAATCCGAACGGACCACTCGAGCTATGTGTATGCAGCACGTGTGGCACGCCAATCATGCTGGATGACAAACAAAAGCGGATTCGCGTCATCGTTCCCAATCTCATGGGCTACAAGACAGCGAAACTGCCCGCGACCTACCACGCCTTCTTTGACCCGGCAACCGGTGTGCCAAAACCGAAGGATGGCCGTCCCGTTCATGCAGGATTGAGGCCCGATTTCGTATGGCCGGCTTCGGCCTGA
- a CDS encoding glutathione S-transferase family protein produces MKLFGSIASPYVARVVLAARMKGLELPIATPPGGSIKTAEYAVVNPLGKMPALTDQGRHLAESQVICEYIDDIVPEPPLRPADAYGRARVSLLARIADLYLMNGFGPLFRNMNPAKRNPTEVQSALEVFEKNKSCLEHFMEPGPFAFGKTLTLADCAMYPSLTTTGLVLVSYGITDQLKGCARLSQWWSSMEQHPVAGPLGAEHRDALLALMKSFAS; encoded by the coding sequence ATGAAATTGTTCGGATCCATCGCCTCGCCGTATGTCGCACGCGTAGTACTTGCGGCGCGCATGAAGGGACTAGAGCTGCCAATCGCGACTCCGCCCGGCGGCAGCATCAAGACAGCTGAGTATGCAGTGGTCAATCCGCTTGGCAAAATGCCGGCGCTGACCGACCAAGGACGCCACCTCGCCGAGTCGCAGGTTATCTGCGAGTACATCGACGATATCGTGCCCGAGCCGCCACTGCGGCCTGCCGACGCGTACGGCCGGGCTCGCGTCAGCCTGCTCGCTCGCATTGCCGACCTTTATCTGATGAACGGCTTCGGTCCCTTGTTTCGCAACATGAACCCGGCGAAACGCAACCCGACGGAAGTCCAATCCGCGCTTGAAGTGTTCGAGAAGAACAAATCCTGCCTCGAACACTTCATGGAGCCTGGCCCATTCGCGTTCGGCAAGACCCTTACGCTTGCCGACTGCGCCATGTATCCAAGTTTGACTACAACGGGTCTGGTGCTGGTCAGCTACGGCATCACGGACCAGCTCAAGGGGTGCGCGCGACTCAGCCAGTGGTGGAGCAGTATGGAGCAACACCCTGTTGCCGGACCGCTCGGCGCCGAGCACAGGGATGCATTGCTCGCATTGATGAAATCATTTGCATCCTAA
- a CDS encoding D-aminoacylase has protein sequence MHRFGPCLAGVISIMAMSVVAASPPAYDTVIRGGTIYDGTGDQPRRGDIAIKGDRIVFVGLHAPGRGSQEFDARGKAVAPGFINMLAHPEESLLVDGRALSDLRQGVTLEVMGEMSMGPLNERMKRELVQTQVDLHYDVNWTTLGEYLDILEKRGMAPNIASFVGAGTVRQYVLGNDDIVPDAEQLARMRLLVREAMEEGALGVTTALIYAPLAFAKTDELAALASESGRCGGIYTAHMRSEGDRLFEAIDETIEIARRSGAPAEIYHLKLAGKKNWNKLDEVVRRIDAARAAGTRITANMYTYTAGATGLDAAMPPWVQEGGLDKWIERLKDPGIRARVRSEMRDPAPTWENLALAAGPEGMLLLAFKNPALKEYTGRTVAEVARLRNQSPEDLMMSLVVEDGTRVGVAYFLMSEENIRRQVTLPWVSFGSDAEGAAPEGDFLKSATHPRAYGNFVRVLAKYVRDEKVITMQEAIRKLAALPAANLSLTDRGLLKSGYFADVVVFDPAAVQDHATFDQPHQLSTGVNDVWINGVRALKDGEATRQWSGRVIRGRAWTGQAGGGCRSSASDWTWSR, from the coding sequence ATGCATCGGTTCGGCCCATGCCTGGCAGGCGTCATTTCCATCATGGCCATGTCGGTCGTGGCGGCAAGTCCACCCGCCTACGATACCGTGATTCGCGGTGGCACGATTTACGATGGCACTGGTGACCAGCCGCGGCGCGGCGATATTGCCATCAAGGGAGACCGAATAGTCTTTGTCGGTCTGCATGCTCCGGGACGCGGATCGCAGGAATTCGATGCGCGTGGCAAAGCGGTGGCACCGGGCTTCATCAACATGCTCGCCCATCCGGAGGAATCCCTGCTGGTCGACGGCCGCGCTTTATCGGACTTGCGCCAGGGCGTGACTCTCGAAGTGATGGGCGAGATGTCGATGGGGCCGCTGAATGAGCGCATGAAGCGCGAGCTCGTGCAGACACAAGTCGACCTGCACTACGATGTCAATTGGACAACGCTCGGTGAGTATCTGGACATCCTCGAGAAGCGAGGTATGGCACCGAATATCGCCTCGTTCGTCGGCGCAGGCACGGTACGCCAGTATGTCCTTGGGAACGACGACATCGTCCCCGATGCGGAGCAGCTGGCAAGAATGCGCCTGCTCGTTCGCGAGGCGATGGAAGAAGGCGCGCTCGGCGTAACGACTGCATTGATCTATGCACCACTTGCCTTCGCCAAGACCGATGAGCTGGCGGCGCTCGCCAGCGAATCCGGCCGGTGCGGCGGAATATATACGGCTCATATGCGCAGCGAAGGTGATCGATTGTTCGAGGCGATTGATGAAACAATTGAAATTGCGCGCCGTTCCGGGGCGCCCGCGGAGATCTATCACCTGAAGCTTGCTGGCAAGAAGAACTGGAACAAACTCGATGAGGTGGTTCGCAGGATCGACGCCGCCCGCGCAGCAGGAACACGTATCACGGCGAACATGTACACCTACACCGCCGGTGCTACGGGACTTGACGCGGCCATGCCGCCCTGGGTGCAGGAAGGCGGACTGGACAAATGGATCGAGCGCCTCAAGGACCCTGGAATTCGCGCGCGAGTTCGCTCTGAGATGCGCGATCCGGCTCCAACCTGGGAAAACCTTGCGCTCGCTGCCGGCCCGGAAGGCATGTTGCTTCTTGCCTTCAAGAATCCGGCACTGAAGGAATACACAGGCAGGACCGTCGCGGAGGTCGCTCGTCTGCGCAACCAGTCGCCCGAAGATCTGATGATGTCACTCGTTGTCGAGGATGGAACACGGGTCGGCGTGGCCTATTTCCTCATGTCGGAAGAAAATATCCGCAGGCAGGTCACCCTGCCCTGGGTCAGCTTCGGATCTGACGCAGAAGGCGCTGCACCCGAGGGGGACTTCCTGAAGTCGGCAACGCACCCTCGCGCTTACGGCAATTTCGTACGCGTGCTTGCAAAGTATGTACGCGACGAAAAGGTGATCACGATGCAGGAAGCGATCCGCAAACTCGCGGCTCTGCCTGCAGCCAATCTGTCGCTGACCGACCGCGGACTGCTGAAAAGCGGGTATTTTGCGGATGTCGTGGTGTTCGATCCTGCCGCCGTGCAGGACCACGCAACCTTTGACCAACCACACCAGCTGTCAACAGGTGTCAACGACGTCTGGATCAACGGCGTTCGTGCGCTGAAGGACGGCGAAGCCACGCGCCAATGGAGCGGCCGCGTGATTCGCGGGCGGGCATGGACCGGCCAGGCAGGAGGTGGCTGCCGGTCCTCAGCCAGCGATTGGACCTGGAGCCGCTAG
- a CDS encoding DUF2892 domain-containing protein, which produces MKTNVGRVDRILRVVVGLGLLSLFFLLPAPTKYWGLIGLVPLLTAFMGSCPLYSLIGVSTCPVRKQ; this is translated from the coding sequence ATGAAGACGAACGTGGGTCGAGTCGATCGTATCCTGCGAGTTGTTGTAGGACTCGGGCTGCTGTCGCTGTTTTTCCTCCTGCCAGCGCCAACGAAATACTGGGGACTTATCGGTCTGGTGCCGCTGTTGACAGCATTCATGGGCAGTTGCCCTTTGTATTCGCTGATCGGCGTGAGTACCTGTCCCGTGCGGAAGCAGTAA
- the ygiD gene encoding 4,5-DOPA dioxygenase extradiol yields the protein MPALFVGHGSPMNTFEQNQFTRAWRQFRTALPKPKAVLVISAHWYVGVTAVTAMARPRTIHDFHGFPQSLFEFEYPAPGAPDVAVEICELAAPFAMALDQDQWGLDHGAWSVLAHLYPEADIPVVQLSINALEPLAYHIDLGAHLAPLRERGILILASGNVVHNLSAIDWGRPYHGFDWAQRFDDAVLAQLETNPGDILKITGHADYRAAVPTPDHFVPLLYLAGLGLNGARLQPLLRGYAMGSLSMTCYGLDVRI from the coding sequence ATGCCCGCATTGTTCGTCGGTCATGGTAGTCCGATGAACACGTTCGAGCAAAACCAATTTACACGGGCGTGGCGCCAATTCCGGACAGCGTTACCGAAACCAAAGGCCGTACTGGTCATTTCTGCGCATTGGTACGTCGGTGTAACCGCAGTGACCGCCATGGCGAGACCACGCACCATCCACGACTTTCATGGATTCCCGCAAAGTCTTTTCGAGTTTGAGTATCCGGCGCCCGGGGCACCGGATGTGGCTGTCGAGATTTGCGAGCTAGCTGCGCCATTCGCGATGGCGCTTGACCAGGATCAATGGGGTCTCGACCATGGAGCCTGGAGCGTTCTGGCACACCTGTATCCCGAAGCTGACATACCCGTAGTGCAATTGTCGATCAATGCACTCGAGCCGTTGGCCTATCACATCGACCTGGGCGCGCATCTCGCGCCACTTCGAGAGCGCGGCATACTGATTCTTGCAAGTGGCAATGTCGTGCACAATCTGTCAGCAATCGACTGGGGCAGGCCGTACCACGGATTCGACTGGGCGCAGCGCTTCGACGACGCCGTTCTTGCGCAACTCGAAACGAATCCAGGCGATATCCTGAAAATCACCGGTCATGCCGATTATCGAGCGGCGGTTCCGACTCCCGATCATTTCGTGCCGCTCCTTTATCTTGCGGGCCTTGGGTTGAACGGCGCTCGGCTGCAGCCTTTGCTGCGCGGCTATGCGATGGGATCGCTGTCGATGACTTGTTACGGTCTCGATGTCAGGATATGA
- a CDS encoding carboxymuconolactone decarboxylase family protein translates to MANLRPLRNDEIDDKRILERFEHYARTRGFTPNSIRTMARRPAIVRAFMDLNQAVLYEGTVARDLKMLVSLASSIASGCRYCQSHMSNLSSIYEVPDEKINALWSFESSDLFNAGERAAIRLALKAGQVPNAAEPEDFAELGRHFDEGQIVEIVAAIALFGYLNRWNDTMATELEDHPRRVTERAVPAWQPGKHA, encoded by the coding sequence ATGGCCAACCTGCGCCCGCTTCGCAATGATGAGATAGACGACAAGCGTATCCTGGAGCGTTTCGAGCACTACGCGAGGACACGTGGCTTCACGCCAAACTCCATCCGCACGATGGCGCGGCGTCCTGCAATCGTTCGCGCATTCATGGACCTCAACCAGGCAGTTCTCTATGAGGGCACAGTCGCCAGGGATCTGAAAATGCTGGTCAGCCTGGCGAGCAGCATTGCCTCGGGTTGCCGCTATTGCCAGTCGCATATGAGTAACCTGTCAAGTATTTACGAAGTCCCCGACGAAAAAATAAATGCGCTTTGGTCGTTTGAGTCGAGCGACTTGTTCAATGCCGGTGAACGCGCGGCCATTCGCCTGGCGCTGAAAGCCGGGCAGGTTCCGAACGCTGCTGAACCGGAGGACTTTGCCGAGCTGGGCAGGCACTTCGACGAGGGGCAGATTGTGGAAATAGTCGCTGCCATTGCGCTGTTCGGGTACCTCAACCGCTGGAACGATACGATGGCCACGGAACTGGAGGATCATCCCAGGAGGGTGACGGAGCGTGCTGTACCAGCTTGGCAGCCCGGAAAGCACGCCTGA